From candidate division KSB1 bacterium:
TGCACCGAGCAAAGGTCCTCCCTGCTCGGCACCCCCTGACCCGAGGGACTCTACGGCTGCTCCCGCTCCATCATCTGCATCCACTCCTTCATGCTCGGCCCTTTGACCTTTACCTTTTTGGGATCGAAGAGGTCATCGGCCAAGCCCGTGTTGACCTTGACCGAGGTCACCCTGGTCGTGCTGGAGAGTTTGCCACCCACAAACACATCCGTGCGGTAGGGGATCTCGAAATCTCTGTGGACGGTGTGAAAGTCAGAGCAGAGGATGCTCATCCGCTCTGCAGTTGCCCCGGCTGTGCCTTCAGCCTTGACCAAAAGAAAGGTCTGCTTGTCGATCCACAGCTTGGAGAATGGCGAGCCCTGTTTCGACTTCCCCTCCACCACGTGGCAGGTCCGACCGTTGACCTTCTCTTCGCCTACCACCCTGACCTCCGTGGTCATGCGATCCCACCATTCCCAGTTGCTGCGGTATTTTTCACCCTCCTCCTGGGGTAGCTTCTGGGTGCCCATCATCGGGGAGACGAGCCAGTAGTACGTGCCGTCCCCGA
This genomic window contains:
- a CDS encoding outer membrane lipoprotein-sorting protein, yielding MKRHRGVMGIALLVCGALTGTALAIDYAGLVKEAQARHAKFRAEVRDMTMQQVMENVTDRGKMSSQMTVYLKGDKTRADVQTDLGPGAPANMRSMQTVVIGDGTYYWLVSPMMGTQKLPQEEGEKYRSNWEWWDRMTTEVRVVGEEKVNGRTCHVVEGKSKQGSPFSKLWIDKQTFLLVKAEGTAGATAERMSILCSDFHTVHRDFEIPYRTDVFVGGKLSSTTRVTSVKVNTGLADDLFDPKKVKVKGPSMKEWMQMMEREQP